In Nicotiana tabacum cultivar K326 chromosome 19, ASM71507v2, whole genome shotgun sequence, one DNA window encodes the following:
- the LOC142173753 gene encoding uncharacterized protein LOC142173753 produces the protein MADEKIDHTHPLFLHPSNTPSSVLIPIQLTRSENYGLWHKMMRIALQAKRKLREIAMISQGADSVDSYFTRLKEMWSEYDALVPTPGCDCAKSKDYTEHLHHQRLLQFLSGLNETYEQERRQILMKTFEPTLNQAYALIIEDESQRSSPYPALGVRRDPIAMQAG, from the exons ATGGCAGACGAGAAAATTGATCACACACATCCTCTATTTCTGCACCCTTCTAATACACCGAGCTCAGTTTTGATCCCAATTCAACTTACTAGGTCTGAAAACTATGGATTATGGCATAAGATGATGCGAATTGCTCTTCAAGCTAAGCGAAAGCTAAG AGAAATTGCAATGATTTCCCAAGGAGCTGATTCTGTTGATTCCTATTTCACGAGACTGAAGGAAATGTGGTCGGAGTATGATGCTTTAGTTCCCACGCCAGGTTGTGATTGTGCTAAATCAAAGGATTACACTGAACACCTTCATCATCAAAGACTGCTTCAGTTTCTCAGTGGTCTGAATGAGACCTATGAGCAGGAAAGGAGGCAGATTCTGATGAAAACATTTGAACCAACCTTGAACCAAGCCTATGCGTTGATAATTGAGGATGAAAGCCAAAGATCAAGTCCATATCCAGCCTTAGGAGTTAGAAGAGATCCTATTGCTATGCAAGCTGGATGA
- the LOC107818009 gene encoding uncharacterized protein LOC107818009 isoform X1, whose translation MNFMLIFIVILTLQSITTYSLPFVVFHGISDKCSNDGVSYFTELLSNWSGSPGYCIEIGNGAWDSWFMPFTKQVHIACDKVKEIDELSEGYHIIGLSQGNMVGRGLVEFCSDGPPVKNLISLAGPHAGIASVPFCGQSGLLCILADSLLKLAIYSNFVQEHLAPAGYIKIPTDIADYRKGCKFLPVVNNEVHGNSTFKKRFASLENLVLIMFEKDEILVPKQTSWFGYYPDGSWSTVLPANETKLYIEDWIGLKILDEAGKVKFLNVSGSHLEISTSEMKKNILPYLVDNASTTVTTSRSSDIWHFNDELNGVVEEILQLNTHVETVRLRSWPFWYGKR comes from the exons ATGAACTTCATGCTGATATTTATTGTCATATTGACCCTTCAGTCAATCACTACTTATTCTCTTCCTTTTGTTGTCTTTCATG GAATATCAGATAAATGCAGCAATGATGGAGTCAGCTATTTCACTGAGCTTCTAAGCAACTGGTCTGGCTCTCCAGGATATTGCAT AGAAATAGGTAATGGAGCGTGGGACTCCTGGTTTATGCCTTTCACCAAGCAG GTACACATTGCCTGTGATAAG GTGAAGGAAATAGATGAGCTTAGTGAGGGTTACCACATAATCGGTCTCTCCCAG GGAAACATGGTTGGCAGAGGGCTTGTTGAGTTCTGCAGTGATGGACCTCCT GTGAAAAATCTTATATCTTTGGCTGGTCCTCATGCTGGGATAGCTTCTGTTCCTTTCTGTGGT CAGTCAGGTTTATTGTGCATTCTAGCTGACTCTTTGCTCAAGTTAGCCATTTACAGCAATTTTGTTCAG GAACATCTTGCTCCTGCAGGTTACATTAAAATCCCAACT GACATAGCTGACTACAGAAAAGGATGTAAGTTCTTACCAGTAGTTAACAATGAGGTACATGGAAATTCTACTTTCAAGAAACGGTTTGCAAGCTTGGAAAATTTAGTACTTATTATG TTTGAGAAAGATGAAATTTTGGTACCAAAGCAAACCTCCTGGTTTGGGTATTATCCTGATGGTTCCTGGAGCACTGTTTTGCCTGCTAATGAG ACAAAGCTCTATATAGAAGATTGGATTGGTCTGAAAATCTTGGATGAAGCTGGAAAAGTGAAGTTCTTGAATGTATCTGGAAGTCATCTTGAAATATCTACTAGtgaaatgaagaagaacataCTACCATATTTGGTAGATAATGCATCCACTACAGTAACTACATCAAGATCATCTGATATATGGCATTTCAACGATGAATTGAATGGTGTTGTAGAAGAAATTCTCCAGCTGAACACTCATGTTGAAACAGTTAGGTTAAGATCATGGCCATTTTGGTATGGGAAAAGgtaa
- the LOC142173319 gene encoding uncharacterized protein LOC142173319 isoform X2, with translation MGLIMSFMGKGLPTQVIGKVTGKFHESFVDKNITDFEEFHLTILDMFVTVNGALPGKHWIVPSRDKIEECFEKWKQLDEEGKKKKVLEFMEKNIKLNRLDQTSLIIGLATPPAAMAAKKAGEGVPQLKFIKSIPDVLFVPAATLVALASVKISRKIFLQQAASEDRLIEKNHPGTSDS, from the exons ATGGGTCTAATCATGAGCTTCATGGGAAAAG GATTGCCAACACAGGTTATAGGTAAGGTGACGGGAAAATTTCATGAGTCTTTCGTGGATAAAAATATCACGGATTTTGAAGAGTTCCATCTGACAATTCTTGACATGTTCGT CACTGTGAATGGTGCATTGCCTGGTAAGCACTGGATTGTGCCTTCGCGAGACAAAATTGAG GAGTGTTTTGAAAAGTGGAAGCAACTCGATGAAGAaggcaagaagaagaaggtcCTAGAGTTCATGGAGAAGAACATAAAACTAAACAGGTTAGATCAGACTTCGCTCATCATTGGGCTGGCAACACCGCCTGCAGCAATGGCAGCCAAGAAAGCCGGTGAAGGTGTGCCTCAACTCAAATTTATTAAATCCATCCCCGACGTTCTGTTTGTGCCTGCTGCTACACTGGTGGCTCTTGCGTCAGTTAAGATTTCCAGAAAGATATTCCTCCAACAGGCAGCATCTGAAGACCGTCTAATTGAAAAAAACCATCCTGGAACATCGGATTCTTAA
- the LOC107818009 gene encoding uncharacterized protein LOC107818009 isoform X3, which translates to MNFMLIFIVILTLQSITTYSLPFVVFHGISDKCSNDGVSYFTELLSNWSGSPGYCIEIGNGAWDSWFMPFTKQVKEIDELSEGYHIIGLSQGNMVGRGLVEFCSDGPPVKNLISLAGPHAGIASVPFCGQSGLLCILADSLLKLAIYSNFVQEHLAPAGYIKIPTDIADYRKGCKFLPVVNNEVHGNSTFKKRFASLENLVLIMFEKDEILVPKQTSWFGYYPDGSWSTVLPANETKLYIEDWIGLKILDEAGKVKFLNVSGSHLEISTSEMKKNILPYLVDNASTTVTTSRSSDIWHFNDELNGVVEEILQLNTHVETVRLRSWPFWYGKR; encoded by the exons ATGAACTTCATGCTGATATTTATTGTCATATTGACCCTTCAGTCAATCACTACTTATTCTCTTCCTTTTGTTGTCTTTCATG GAATATCAGATAAATGCAGCAATGATGGAGTCAGCTATTTCACTGAGCTTCTAAGCAACTGGTCTGGCTCTCCAGGATATTGCAT AGAAATAGGTAATGGAGCGTGGGACTCCTGGTTTATGCCTTTCACCAAGCAG GTGAAGGAAATAGATGAGCTTAGTGAGGGTTACCACATAATCGGTCTCTCCCAG GGAAACATGGTTGGCAGAGGGCTTGTTGAGTTCTGCAGTGATGGACCTCCT GTGAAAAATCTTATATCTTTGGCTGGTCCTCATGCTGGGATAGCTTCTGTTCCTTTCTGTGGT CAGTCAGGTTTATTGTGCATTCTAGCTGACTCTTTGCTCAAGTTAGCCATTTACAGCAATTTTGTTCAG GAACATCTTGCTCCTGCAGGTTACATTAAAATCCCAACT GACATAGCTGACTACAGAAAAGGATGTAAGTTCTTACCAGTAGTTAACAATGAGGTACATGGAAATTCTACTTTCAAGAAACGGTTTGCAAGCTTGGAAAATTTAGTACTTATTATG TTTGAGAAAGATGAAATTTTGGTACCAAAGCAAACCTCCTGGTTTGGGTATTATCCTGATGGTTCCTGGAGCACTGTTTTGCCTGCTAATGAG ACAAAGCTCTATATAGAAGATTGGATTGGTCTGAAAATCTTGGATGAAGCTGGAAAAGTGAAGTTCTTGAATGTATCTGGAAGTCATCTTGAAATATCTACTAGtgaaatgaagaagaacataCTACCATATTTGGTAGATAATGCATCCACTACAGTAACTACATCAAGATCATCTGATATATGGCATTTCAACGATGAATTGAATGGTGTTGTAGAAGAAATTCTCCAGCTGAACACTCATGTTGAAACAGTTAGGTTAAGATCATGGCCATTTTGGTATGGGAAAAGgtaa
- the LOC142173754 gene encoding uncharacterized protein LOC142173754, with product MTGHLKENCYKLIGYPAYFNAKRKVVANCATSNAEHEEQSHMDGGRAHNDGPAGGHFFTENQYRQILDMLNKDTIVPEVNMAGIATALMTDNPSKEWIVDSSATHHITASLDILHSKTELKTGRDQDLWSGRVRGIGKIIGGLYMVKDEHIARGLRKASVATVQKPKLNDILWHKRLGHTSGPYKFPTHDRKYYFLTVVDDHSRDVVFKEHMFSFAKSSSLHPVNIPARGMCRSRCTLLTTLSVSRDSFGEFKAREGVQIPVAGTPDQRVQVDQVPEVVPMQPTPVADHASEGETDTTDDYDAVYEAHEDDEADAVFEDALISHVEEGNLSEQVLEPQQAKHDEHGENNSAPGQSLDVECIDVVPEYVPLETRGQDPRRSGRSTKEPIWLQDYVTKNKVHNVALYPISDYLCYDQLSQACKSFMAKVSALTEPQNFTEASRNKRWVEAMKQEIKALEDNMTWEIVDLPKGKNTIGSKWVYKIKYKANENVERFKARLVAKGYSQKEGLDYHETFSPVAKMVTVRPVIAVAASQWWTMYQMDVYNAFLQGDLYEEVYMEMPQGFRRHGETKIVSRSSAGAEYRSLATATAEVVWLLGLFTERGISIMQLVSVFCDSKAALQITANPIFYEKTKHIEIDCHFVRYKIKDGKIKTHHIGTKEQHADLLTKGLGRVHHEYLLSKLGVFNILHPPASGGV from the exons ATGACTGGACACTTGAAAGAAAATTGCTACAAGTTGATAGGCTACCCTGCATATTTTAATGCTAAAAGGAAGGTTGTGGCCAATTGTGCAACTAGTAATGCTGAGCATGAGGAACAGTCACACATGGATGGAGGAAGAGCACATAATGATGGTCCTGCAGGAGGGCACTTCTTCACTGAGAATCAATATAGACAAATCCTGGATATGCTGAATAAAGATACCATAGTTCCAGAAGTCAACATGGCAGGTATTGCTACTGCACTAATGACTGATAATCCTAGTAAAGAATGGATAGTTGATTCTAGTGCGACTCATCACATAACTGCTTCCCTAGATATACTACACTCTAAAACTGAGTTGAAAACTGGTAGAGATCAA GACCTTTGGAGTGGCAGGGTGAGGGGGATTGGTAAGATAATTGGAGGCCTATATATGGTGAAGGATGAGCACATTGCTAGAGGTTTGAGGAAAGCATCCGTTGCAACAGTCCAGAAACCAAAATTAAATGACATTCTTTGGCATAAAAGATTAGGTCACACCTCT GGACCATACAAGTTTCCCACACATGATAGAAAATATTACTTTCTAACAGTGGTGGATGATCATTCTAG GGATGTTGTATTCAAAGAGCATATGTTTTCATTTGCTAAGTCTTCCTCATTGCATCCTGTTAATATTCCTGCTAGGGGaa tgtgcagatctaggtgcaccTTATTAACtacactatcagtgagccgggacagctttggagagtTCAAG gccagggaaGGAGTACAGATTCCTGTTGCTGGTACTCCAGatcagcgggttcaggtcgaccaagTTCCAGAGGttgtaccaatgcagccg ACACCTGTTGCAGATCATGCATCTGAAGGTGAAACCGATACAACTGATGACTATGATGCAGTCTATGAAGCTCATGAAGATGATGAAGCTGATGCAGTCTTTGAAGATGCCCTCATTTCTCATGTTGAAGAGGgaaatt TATCTGAACAAGTACTTGAACCTCAACAAGCTAAACATGATGAGCATGGAGAAAATAATTCTGCACCAGGCCAATCTTTGGATGTTGAATGCATAGATGTTGTACCTGAATATGTACCCTTAGAAACCAGAGGTCAAGATCCAAGAAGATCTGGTAGAAGCACCAAAGAACCTATATGGTTACAAGATTATGTTACCAAGAACAAAGTACATAATGTGGCACTATATCCTATTTCAGACTATCTATGTTATGATCAGCTTTCACAGGCATGTAAAAGCTTTATGGCAAAGGTCTCAGCACTCACAGAACCACAGAACTTCACAGAAGCATCAAGAAACAAGAGATGGGTTGAAGCAATGAAGCAGGAAATCAAGGCATTGGAGGACAACATGACATGGGAGATAGTCGACTTGCCCAAGGGAAAGAACACAATTGGATCAAAATGGGTGTATAAAATAAAGTATAAAGCTAATGAAAATGTTGAAAGATTCAAGGCCAGGCTAGTAGCAAAAGGATACAGCCAAAAAGAGGGGTTAGACTACCATGAGACATTTtcaccagttgccaaaatggtaacTGTTAGGCCAGTTATTGCAGTAGCAGCATCACAATGGTGGACTATGTATCAAATGGATGTGTATAATGCATTTTTGCAGGGAGACTTATATGAAGAAGTATATATGGAAATGCCTCAAGGTTTTAGAAGACATGGGGAGACTAAG ATTGTGTCTAGAAGCTCAGCAGGAGCAGAATATAGAAGTCTTGCAACAGCTACTGCAGAAGTAGTTTGGCTACTTGGGTTGTTTACAGAGCGTGGCATTTCCATTATGCAACTTGTGAGTGTGTTTTGTGATAGTAAAGCAGCCCTACAGATTACAGCCAATCCTATATTTTACGAAAAGACCAAGCATATAGAGATTGATTGCCACTTTGTGAGATATAAGATCAAAGATGGCAAGATTAAGACTCATCACATAGGGACAAAGGAGCAGCATGCAGATCTATTGACTAAAGGACTTGGGAGAGTACATCATGAATATTTGTTGAGCAAGCTTGGAGTGTTTAACATTCTCCACCCTCCAGCTTCAGGGGGTGTGTGA
- the LOC107818009 gene encoding uncharacterized protein LOC107818009 isoform X2 — MNFMLIFIVILTLQSITTYSLPFVVFHGISDKCSNDGVSYFTELLSNWSGSPGYCIEIGNGAWDSWFMPFTKQVHIACDKVKEIDELSEGYHIIGLSQGNMVGRGLVEFCSDGPPVKNLISLAGPHAGIASVPFCGSGLLCILADSLLKLAIYSNFVQEHLAPAGYIKIPTDIADYRKGCKFLPVVNNEVHGNSTFKKRFASLENLVLIMFEKDEILVPKQTSWFGYYPDGSWSTVLPANETKLYIEDWIGLKILDEAGKVKFLNVSGSHLEISTSEMKKNILPYLVDNASTTVTTSRSSDIWHFNDELNGVVEEILQLNTHVETVRLRSWPFWYGKR, encoded by the exons ATGAACTTCATGCTGATATTTATTGTCATATTGACCCTTCAGTCAATCACTACTTATTCTCTTCCTTTTGTTGTCTTTCATG GAATATCAGATAAATGCAGCAATGATGGAGTCAGCTATTTCACTGAGCTTCTAAGCAACTGGTCTGGCTCTCCAGGATATTGCAT AGAAATAGGTAATGGAGCGTGGGACTCCTGGTTTATGCCTTTCACCAAGCAG GTACACATTGCCTGTGATAAG GTGAAGGAAATAGATGAGCTTAGTGAGGGTTACCACATAATCGGTCTCTCCCAG GGAAACATGGTTGGCAGAGGGCTTGTTGAGTTCTGCAGTGATGGACCTCCT GTGAAAAATCTTATATCTTTGGCTGGTCCTCATGCTGGGATAGCTTCTGTTCCTTTCTGTGGT TCAGGTTTATTGTGCATTCTAGCTGACTCTTTGCTCAAGTTAGCCATTTACAGCAATTTTGTTCAG GAACATCTTGCTCCTGCAGGTTACATTAAAATCCCAACT GACATAGCTGACTACAGAAAAGGATGTAAGTTCTTACCAGTAGTTAACAATGAGGTACATGGAAATTCTACTTTCAAGAAACGGTTTGCAAGCTTGGAAAATTTAGTACTTATTATG TTTGAGAAAGATGAAATTTTGGTACCAAAGCAAACCTCCTGGTTTGGGTATTATCCTGATGGTTCCTGGAGCACTGTTTTGCCTGCTAATGAG ACAAAGCTCTATATAGAAGATTGGATTGGTCTGAAAATCTTGGATGAAGCTGGAAAAGTGAAGTTCTTGAATGTATCTGGAAGTCATCTTGAAATATCTACTAGtgaaatgaagaagaacataCTACCATATTTGGTAGATAATGCATCCACTACAGTAACTACATCAAGATCATCTGATATATGGCATTTCAACGATGAATTGAATGGTGTTGTAGAAGAAATTCTCCAGCTGAACACTCATGTTGAAACAGTTAGGTTAAGATCATGGCCATTTTGGTATGGGAAAAGgtaa
- the LOC107818009 gene encoding uncharacterized protein LOC107818009 isoform X4 → MNFMLIFIVILTLQSITTYSLPFVVFHGISDKCSNDGVSYFTELLSNWSGSPGYCIEIGNGAWDSWFMPFTKQVKEIDELSEGYHIIGLSQGNMVGRGLVEFCSDGPPVKNLISLAGPHAGIASVPFCGSGLLCILADSLLKLAIYSNFVQEHLAPAGYIKIPTDIADYRKGCKFLPVVNNEVHGNSTFKKRFASLENLVLIMFEKDEILVPKQTSWFGYYPDGSWSTVLPANETKLYIEDWIGLKILDEAGKVKFLNVSGSHLEISTSEMKKNILPYLVDNASTTVTTSRSSDIWHFNDELNGVVEEILQLNTHVETVRLRSWPFWYGKR, encoded by the exons ATGAACTTCATGCTGATATTTATTGTCATATTGACCCTTCAGTCAATCACTACTTATTCTCTTCCTTTTGTTGTCTTTCATG GAATATCAGATAAATGCAGCAATGATGGAGTCAGCTATTTCACTGAGCTTCTAAGCAACTGGTCTGGCTCTCCAGGATATTGCAT AGAAATAGGTAATGGAGCGTGGGACTCCTGGTTTATGCCTTTCACCAAGCAG GTGAAGGAAATAGATGAGCTTAGTGAGGGTTACCACATAATCGGTCTCTCCCAG GGAAACATGGTTGGCAGAGGGCTTGTTGAGTTCTGCAGTGATGGACCTCCT GTGAAAAATCTTATATCTTTGGCTGGTCCTCATGCTGGGATAGCTTCTGTTCCTTTCTGTGGT TCAGGTTTATTGTGCATTCTAGCTGACTCTTTGCTCAAGTTAGCCATTTACAGCAATTTTGTTCAG GAACATCTTGCTCCTGCAGGTTACATTAAAATCCCAACT GACATAGCTGACTACAGAAAAGGATGTAAGTTCTTACCAGTAGTTAACAATGAGGTACATGGAAATTCTACTTTCAAGAAACGGTTTGCAAGCTTGGAAAATTTAGTACTTATTATG TTTGAGAAAGATGAAATTTTGGTACCAAAGCAAACCTCCTGGTTTGGGTATTATCCTGATGGTTCCTGGAGCACTGTTTTGCCTGCTAATGAG ACAAAGCTCTATATAGAAGATTGGATTGGTCTGAAAATCTTGGATGAAGCTGGAAAAGTGAAGTTCTTGAATGTATCTGGAAGTCATCTTGAAATATCTACTAGtgaaatgaagaagaacataCTACCATATTTGGTAGATAATGCATCCACTACAGTAACTACATCAAGATCATCTGATATATGGCATTTCAACGATGAATTGAATGGTGTTGTAGAAGAAATTCTCCAGCTGAACACTCATGTTGAAACAGTTAGGTTAAGATCATGGCCATTTTGGTATGGGAAAAGgtaa
- the LOC142173319 gene encoding uncharacterized protein LOC142173319 isoform X1, translating into MLESELSLAQDMVLLGLLLHGKIRASCESPSCRFLLKSKLNLDESQESDIANQWKGLPTQVIGKVTGKFHESFVDKNITDFEEFHLTILDMFVTVNGALPGKHWIVPSRDKIEECFEKWKQLDEEGKKKKVLEFMEKNIKLNRLDQTSLIIGLATPPAAMAAKKAGEGVPQLKFIKSIPDVLFVPAATLVALASVKISRKIFLQQAASEDRLIEKNHPGTSDS; encoded by the exons ATGTTGGAATCAGAATTGTCCCTGGCACAAGATATGGTTCTTTTGGGATTACTGTTGCATGGCAAAATTAGAGCATCATGTGAGAGCCCATCGTGTAGATTCCTGCTTAAGTCCAAGCTAAATCTTGATGAAAGTCAGGAATCAGATATAGCAAACCAATGGAAAG GATTGCCAACACAGGTTATAGGTAAGGTGACGGGAAAATTTCATGAGTCTTTCGTGGATAAAAATATCACGGATTTTGAAGAGTTCCATCTGACAATTCTTGACATGTTCGT CACTGTGAATGGTGCATTGCCTGGTAAGCACTGGATTGTGCCTTCGCGAGACAAAATTGAG GAGTGTTTTGAAAAGTGGAAGCAACTCGATGAAGAaggcaagaagaagaaggtcCTAGAGTTCATGGAGAAGAACATAAAACTAAACAGGTTAGATCAGACTTCGCTCATCATTGGGCTGGCAACACCGCCTGCAGCAATGGCAGCCAAGAAAGCCGGTGAAGGTGTGCCTCAACTCAAATTTATTAAATCCATCCCCGACGTTCTGTTTGTGCCTGCTGCTACACTGGTGGCTCTTGCGTCAGTTAAGATTTCCAGAAAGATATTCCTCCAACAGGCAGCATCTGAAGACCGTCTAATTGAAAAAAACCATCCTGGAACATCGGATTCTTAA